The Panicum hallii strain FIL2 chromosome 9, PHallii_v3.1, whole genome shotgun sequence genome has a window encoding:
- the LOC112873608 gene encoding red chlorophyll catabolite reductase-like: MIAAPLHHRPPSPAPLPCSTAGRTLRGRSLFSTTLCAVSSSPGGSTRTREAAVARMPRLAHREVMLALARKAEARLGGRLLPSEVPGDVTWFGEDGGAALGSVDVRRGAPGSSIDLMLEAWFHRTLPTGSAVDITSLIVFLNGTTDAPHFLMELIQGGPSSLVVLLDLFPRRDLPLHPDYIDRYYGATGIDSHRQSIARIPQVRPYVSPSLLVRSLWSPTAVVVDVQCGEGNESVLEEIVLGQLASSAMAVLDVWLEHCAGSLVEMDAAERESLVARDKMISTTSVKLNFSANLPKMFENDVADRVVAEINKAFLGTV, encoded by the exons ATGATCGCGGCTCCGCTCCACCACCGCCCGCCGTCGCCGGCTCCGCTTCCGTGTTCCACcgccggccggaccctccgcgGCAGGTCGTTGTTTTCGACGACGCTGTGCGCGGTGTCGTCGTCGCCCGGGGGGTCGACCAGGAcgagggaggcggcggtggcgcgcatGCCGCGGCTGGCGCACAGGGAGGTCATGCTGGCGCTGGCGCGCAAGGCGGAGGCGCGCCTGGGCGGGCGGCTGCTGCCGTCGGAGGTGCCCGGCGACGTGACCTGGTTCGgggaggacggcggcgcggccctcGGCTCCGTCGACGTGCGACGGGGCGCGCCTGGCTCATCG ATCGACTTGATGCTGGAGGCCTGGTTTCATCGCACGCTTCCAACTGGCAGCGCCGTCGATATCACCTCCCTCATCGTATTCCTCAACGGCACCACTGACGCGCCGCACTTCCTCATGGAGCTCATCCAGGGCGGCCCATCCtccctcgtcgtcctcctcgACCTCTTCCCACGCAGGGACCTCCCGCTCCACCCGGACTACATCGACAGGTACTACGGCGCCACCGGAATCGACAGCCATCGCCAGAGCATCGCGCGCATCCCTCAGGTCCGGCCGTACGTGTCGCCGTCGCTGCTGGTCCGGAGCCTGTGGTCACCGACGGCGGTCGTCGTGGACGTGCAGTGCGGGGAGGGAAATGAGTCAGTGCTCGAGGAGATCGTGCTCGGCCAGCTTGCGAGCTCCGCCATGGCGGTTCTTGATGTCTGGCTCGAGCACTGTGCGGGGAGCCTGGTGGAGATGGACGCAGCGGAGAGGGAGAGCTTGGTGGCTAGGGACAAGATGATATCAACCACATCGGTGAAACTTAACTTCTCTGCCAACCTGCCCAAGATGTTTGAGAATGATGTCGCGGATAGGGTAGTGGCGGAAATCAACAAAGCCTTCCTCGGGACTGTGTAG
- the LOC112873690 gene encoding uncharacterized protein LOC112873690 isoform X1: MGDVSLNPQPLINDETLTLPATAAKDNQVRDLMSSGWTNERHSSYISYMEASFVDQLYGQQNHGLDVNKRHLGDNGFKVIQEGVCKNIKFERNHPHHDARINCLPENPLVRRFRPRSTGASRRDDCFEAMEDDYGSGTDTVREKVRTRGREVKTCARQNLIGKSKEVSDQNFPDEEVDASNEPSKKQRPTSSSAAPNDPGTWLVLTPVLSGCFVFHLEITCCYKRWWNSRCFET, translated from the exons ATGGGGGATGTGTCGTTGAACCCCCAGCCATTGATCAACGACGAGACGCTGACCCTTCCCGCGACtgctgccaag GACAACCAAGTTCGAGACTTGATGTCATCCGGATGGACAAACGAGCGGCACAGTTCCTACATAAGCTACATGGAAGCATCCTTCGTGGACCAACTATATGGACAACAGAACCATGGGCTTGATGTGAATAAGAGGCATCTGGGTGACAATGGTTTCAAGGTGATCCAAGAGGGTGTTTGCAAGAATATCAAGTTTGAGAGGAACCACCCTCACCATGATGCCAGAATAAACTGCCTGCCTGAGAATCCATTGGTCAGACGTTTCAGGCCACGCAGTACTGGTGCTAGTCGCCGTGATGATTGTTTCGAAGCTATGGAGGATGATTACGGGTCAGGTACAGATACGGTCCGAGAGAAGGTCCGGACACGTGGGAGAGAAGTGAAGACTTGTGCCAGACAAAATCTTATTGGTAAAAGCAAAG AAGTCTCTGATCAAAATTTTCCTGACGAGGAGGTTGACGCCAGTAATGAACCGTCCAAGAAACAGAGGCCTACCTCGTCCAGTGCTGCACCAAATGACCCGGGAAC GTGGTTGGTGCTCACCCCTGTTCTTTCAGGTTGTTTTGTTTTTCATCTGGAAATCACATGCTGCTACAAAAGGTGGTGGAATTCAAGGTGCTTCGAAACCTGA
- the LOC112873690 gene encoding uncharacterized protein LOC112873690 isoform X4 yields MGDVSLNPQPLINDETLTLPATAAKDNQVRDLMSSGWTNERHSSYISYMEASFVDQLYGQQNHGLDVNKRHLGDNGFKVIQEGVCKNIKFERNHPHHDARINCLPENPLVRRFRPRSTGASRRDDCFEAMEDDYGSGTDTVREKVRTRGREVKTCARQNLIEVSDQNFPDEEVDASNEPSKKQRPTSSSAAPNDPGT; encoded by the exons ATGGGGGATGTGTCGTTGAACCCCCAGCCATTGATCAACGACGAGACGCTGACCCTTCCCGCGACtgctgccaag GACAACCAAGTTCGAGACTTGATGTCATCCGGATGGACAAACGAGCGGCACAGTTCCTACATAAGCTACATGGAAGCATCCTTCGTGGACCAACTATATGGACAACAGAACCATGGGCTTGATGTGAATAAGAGGCATCTGGGTGACAATGGTTTCAAGGTGATCCAAGAGGGTGTTTGCAAGAATATCAAGTTTGAGAGGAACCACCCTCACCATGATGCCAGAATAAACTGCCTGCCTGAGAATCCATTGGTCAGACGTTTCAGGCCACGCAGTACTGGTGCTAGTCGCCGTGATGATTGTTTCGAAGCTATGGAGGATGATTACGGGTCAGGTACAGATACGGTCCGAGAGAAGGTCCGGACACGTGGGAGAGAAGTGAAGACTTGTGCCAGACAAAATCTTATTG AAGTCTCTGATCAAAATTTTCCTGACGAGGAGGTTGACGCCAGTAATGAACCGTCCAAGAAACAGAGGCCTACCTCGTCCAGTGCTGCACCAAATGACCCGGGAACGTAA
- the LOC112873690 gene encoding uncharacterized protein LOC112873690 isoform X3, producing the protein MGDVSLNPQPLINDETLTLPATAAKDNQVRDLMSSGWTNERHSSYISYMEASFVDQLYGQQNHGLDVNKRHLGDNGFKVIQEGVCKNIKFERNHPHHDARINCLPENPLVRRFRPRSTGASRRDDCFEAMEDDYGSGTDTVREKVRTRGREVKTCARQNLIGKSKEVSDQNFPDEEVDASNEPSKKQRPTSSSAAPNDPGT; encoded by the exons ATGGGGGATGTGTCGTTGAACCCCCAGCCATTGATCAACGACGAGACGCTGACCCTTCCCGCGACtgctgccaag GACAACCAAGTTCGAGACTTGATGTCATCCGGATGGACAAACGAGCGGCACAGTTCCTACATAAGCTACATGGAAGCATCCTTCGTGGACCAACTATATGGACAACAGAACCATGGGCTTGATGTGAATAAGAGGCATCTGGGTGACAATGGTTTCAAGGTGATCCAAGAGGGTGTTTGCAAGAATATCAAGTTTGAGAGGAACCACCCTCACCATGATGCCAGAATAAACTGCCTGCCTGAGAATCCATTGGTCAGACGTTTCAGGCCACGCAGTACTGGTGCTAGTCGCCGTGATGATTGTTTCGAAGCTATGGAGGATGATTACGGGTCAGGTACAGATACGGTCCGAGAGAAGGTCCGGACACGTGGGAGAGAAGTGAAGACTTGTGCCAGACAAAATCTTATTGGTAAAAGCAAAG AAGTCTCTGATCAAAATTTTCCTGACGAGGAGGTTGACGCCAGTAATGAACCGTCCAAGAAACAGAGGCCTACCTCGTCCAGTGCTGCACCAAATGACCCGGGAACGTAA
- the LOC112873690 gene encoding uncharacterized protein LOC112873690 isoform X2, translating into MGDVSLNPQPLINDETLTLPATAAKDNQVRDLMSSGWTNERHSSYISYMEASFVDQLYGQQNHGLDVNKRHLGDNGFKVIQEGVCKNIKFERNHPHHDARINCLPENPLVRRFRPRSTGASRRDDCFEAMEDDYGSGTDTVREKVRTRGREVKTCARQNLIEVSDQNFPDEEVDASNEPSKKQRPTSSSAAPNDPGTWLVLTPVLSGCFVFHLEITCCYKRWWNSRCFET; encoded by the exons ATGGGGGATGTGTCGTTGAACCCCCAGCCATTGATCAACGACGAGACGCTGACCCTTCCCGCGACtgctgccaag GACAACCAAGTTCGAGACTTGATGTCATCCGGATGGACAAACGAGCGGCACAGTTCCTACATAAGCTACATGGAAGCATCCTTCGTGGACCAACTATATGGACAACAGAACCATGGGCTTGATGTGAATAAGAGGCATCTGGGTGACAATGGTTTCAAGGTGATCCAAGAGGGTGTTTGCAAGAATATCAAGTTTGAGAGGAACCACCCTCACCATGATGCCAGAATAAACTGCCTGCCTGAGAATCCATTGGTCAGACGTTTCAGGCCACGCAGTACTGGTGCTAGTCGCCGTGATGATTGTTTCGAAGCTATGGAGGATGATTACGGGTCAGGTACAGATACGGTCCGAGAGAAGGTCCGGACACGTGGGAGAGAAGTGAAGACTTGTGCCAGACAAAATCTTATTG AAGTCTCTGATCAAAATTTTCCTGACGAGGAGGTTGACGCCAGTAATGAACCGTCCAAGAAACAGAGGCCTACCTCGTCCAGTGCTGCACCAAATGACCCGGGAAC GTGGTTGGTGCTCACCCCTGTTCTTTCAGGTTGTTTTGTTTTTCATCTGGAAATCACATGCTGCTACAAAAGGTGGTGGAATTCAAGGTGCTTCGAAACCTGA